The Bradyrhizobium sp. CCGB01 genome segment CAAGCTGCCCTCGTCCACCGCAAGGACGAACACCTTCATCGCATCCAGACGATCCATGCGCGTCCCGTCGCCCCATGAAATTGTGGTGGCAAGCTAGGCGTTTGCCACCGCCGCGACAACCGCCGCCAGAGGCCGATCCGGCATTCGTTCGCGCCGCGAAAGAGTGTCTGCCGGACGGCGCGTATTCGCGGCCAGGGGCCCGCGGCGTATCTGATCACGCAAGCCAGCCATCGGCCGGCACAAGCCAACAACAGGAGCCCATCATGGGTATCGAGCAGAAGGTCGCCATCGTCACCGGTGCTTCGCAGGGCATCGGCGCCGCCCTGGTCCGGGGTTTTCGCGATCGCAACTACCGCGTCGTCGCAACGGCGCGCTCCATCAAGCCCTCGGGCGACGACGATGTCCTCGCCATTCCCGGCGACATCGCCGACCGCAGCACGGCGGAGCGCGTGGTCTCGCAAGCCGTCGCCCGCTTCGGCCGCGTCGACACGCTGGTCAACAATGCCGGCATCTTCGTCGCCAAGCCGTTCACCCAGTACACCGCCGAGGACTATGCCGCGGTGATGGGCACCAACGTCGCGGGCTTCTTCCACATCACGCAGCTCGCCATCGCCGAGATGGAGAAGCAGGGTTCGGGTCACGTCGTCCAGATCACGACCACCCTGGCCGATCAGGCCAATTCGAACGTGCCGTCGGTGCTGGCCTCGCTGAGCAAGGGCGGGCTGAACGCCGCGACCAAGTCGCTTGCGATCGAATATGCGAGGCGCGGCATCCGCGTGAACGCGGTCTCGCCGGGCATCATCAAGTCGCCGATGCACGCGGTCGCGACGCACGCCCAGTACGGTGCGCTGCACCCGGTCGGCCACATGGGCGAGATGTCCGACATCGTCGATGCCGTGCTCTATCTCGAGGGCGCCTCCTTCGTCACCGGCGAGATCCTGCATGTCGACGGCGGCCAGAGCGCCGGTCACTGAGCGCGGAGACGCACGATGCCCATCGTGACCATTCAAGTGACCCGCGAGGGAACGGCGCCGGGAGCGGCGTCGCTCACCGCGGACGAGAAGGCCGCGCTGATCAGGGGATCGAGCCAGCTGCTGTTCGACGTTCTCGGCAAGCCGCTCGATTCCACTTTCGTCGTGATCGAGGAAGTCGACACCGACAATTGGGGCTGGGGCGGCCTGCCCGTGCAGGAGTTCCGGCACCGCCGCGCCGCAAAGACAGGATGATCCGCGCGCGCAGGAGGATGAGATGACCAACGCAAATACGAAGCAACATATGGAGACCCGGCTGCACCCGCAGCCGGAATCGACGTCGCGAACCACCTGGCGATACGCCGTGGCGGGATTGTCCGCATCACTGGTCGGACTTGGCCTCGCCCGCTTTTCCTACACGCCGCTGATCCCGGCGCTGATCGCCGCAAAATGGTTCAGCGCATCCGACGCCGTTTATCTCGGCGCGGCCAACCTCGCGGGTTACCTCGCCGGCGCGCTCGCGGCACGCGCCTTGGCCACCCGTATCGGCGCGGTTCACGCGTTGCGCGCGATGATGCTGCTCGCCACCCTCTCGTTCTTCGCGAGTTCCACCCCGGTGTCATTCACCTGGTTTTTCGCCTGGCGCTTTCTGTCGGGCCTCACCGGCGGAATCATCATGGTGCTGGCGGCCTCCGTCATCCTGCCGCACGTCTCAGCCGCGAGGCGCGGCATCGTCGGCGGCGTAATCTTTGCCGGCGTCGGCCTCGGCGTCGCCGCATCGGGCACGCTGGTGCCGCTGCTCCTTCAACAGGGCTTGCAGCAGAGCTGGTATGGCCTCGGCGTGCTCTCCGCGGTGCTCACGCTCGCGAACTGGTGGAACTGGCCCGCGGACACCAAGGATGGTGCCGCGCATGCGGATCACGCGAAGCACCGCCGTGCTTCGCCCGCCGTTCGCGCCCTGCTGGTCCAGTACGGCCTCAACGCGGTGGCCCTGGTGCCGCACATGGTCTTCATCGTCGATTTCGTCGCGCGCGGTCTCGGCCAGGGCATTGCCGCGGGATCGCGCTACTGGGTGCTGTACGGCCTCGGCGCGATCGTCGGGCCGCTCGTGACCGGTCATCTCGGCGATCGTTCGGGTTTCGGCCCTGCGCTGCGCGCGGCGTTCCTGATCGAGGCGGCCGCGGTGCTGTTGCCCACTGTCAGCACGGCACCGCTCTCGCTGATCGTATCGAGTGTCGTGGTCGGCGGCTTCACGCCCGGCATCGTGCCGCTGGTGCTCGGACGCATTCACGAGCTCGTGCCGCATTCGACCGAGCAGCAACGCGCCACATGGAGCCACGCCACGACCAGCTTCGCGCTATTCCAGGCGGCCGCGGCTTACGGCTTCTCCTGGATCTACGCGCAGACCGGCGGCGATTATCTGGTCCTGTTCGGACTTGGCGGCGGCGCCGTGGTGCTCGCGCTTGCAATCGATCTTGGCCTCGCGCTCACCACGCGCAAGGCATAGAAGCGGGCGGCGGCGGCGCGGTCAGGAATACCGCATCACGCCGTCGTCGATCCGGCCGAAGCGCAAGGAGACAATGTCGAGCGCGTAGTTCTGGTACAGCCGCCACGGCTGCTTCGAGCCCTGCTTCGGCATCTTGGCGACCGAGCGCTGGACATAGCCCGAGGTGAAATCGAGCGACGGCTGCGCGGTGATTTCAGGGTCGTCATTGTGCGGCATGCACTGACGGAAATTGTGCCGGTCCATGTAGTTGATGAGCCGGCAGACATATTCGCAGGTGAGATCGCATTTCAGCGTCCACGACGCGTTGGTGTAGCCGAAGGCCGACGCCATGTTCGGCACGTCCGCATACATCATGCCCTTGTAGGTCAGCGTGTTGGCAAAGTCGACGGCGCGGCCGTCGACGCTGACGTCGAGACCGCCGACGACCTGGAGCACAAGGCCCGTCGCCGTCACGATGATGTCGGCCGCAAGCTCGCTACCGTCCTTCAGGCGGATGCCGTCGCGGGTAAAGGTGTCGATCTCGCTGGTGACGACGGACGCACGCTGCTCGCGGATCGCCTTGAACAGATCGCCGTCAGGCACGAGGCACAGCCGCTGGTCCCAGGGATTGTAGCGCGGCGTGAAATGGGTCGCGACGTCGTAGTCGGGGCCGAGCGCCATCTGCACGCCCTTGAGCACCAGCTCCTTCACCTTCGCAGGACGGCGGCGGCTGAGCTGGAAGAAGAACATCCCCCACATCACATTGCGCCAGCGGATGACATGATAGGCAAGCCGCGTCGGCAGATTGCGGCGCAGCTTGTTGGCGACGGGATCCTGCGCCGGACGCGACACCACGTAGGTCGGCGAACGCTGGAGCATGGTGACCTGCGCCGCCTTCTTGGCAAGCTCCGGTACCAGCGTCACCGCGGTTGCGCCCGAGCCGATCACGACGACGCGTTTTCCCACATAGTCGATGTCCTCGGTCCATTTCTGCGGATGCACGATGCGGCCGGCGAAATCCGCAACGCCCGAAAATTCCGGCGTGTAGCCCGCCTCGTATTTGTAATAGCCCGAGCACATGAACAGGAAATTGCAGGTGAAGCGCACGACCTCAGTCGCGCGCTCACCCGAGATGCGTTCGACCTCGACGGTCCAGCGTGCATCCGGCGTCGACCACGCCGCGCGCTTGACGCGATGGCGGAAGCGGATGTGCTTCTCGATGCCGTTCTCGGTGGCGGTCTCGCGCACATAATTCAGGATCTGCGGCCCGTCCGCGATCGCCTTCGGGTCGGTCCACGGCTTGAACGAATAGCCGAGCGTGAACATGTCGCTGTCGGAGCGGATGCCGGGATAGCGAAACAGGTCCCAGGTGCCGCCGATGCAGTCGCGTCCCTCCAGGATGACGTAGCTCTTGCCCGGGCACTTGCTCTGCAGATGATAGCCCGCGCCGATGCCGGACAGGCCGGCACCGACGATCAGCACGTCGAAATGTTCTTTGGCTTCGGCCATAGCGTTTCTCCCCGCCACAGGATGGGCGACGCCGTGCCGAATTGCAACCGTCAGGCGGTGGCAGCGCCGTAGACAAGGGCGGTGTCGAAATACTCGTAGAATTCGACTGCCTTGCCGTCCTTGAAGCGCCAGAAATCGACCTTCGGGGTCTCAGCGACCTTCCCGGTCCTCTTATTGGTCCAGGCAGTTGAGCCGCGCGCGAAAACAGCGTCGCCCTGCGCGACGTATTCATTGATGGTGTAGTGCAGCATGCTCCAGTCAGCCAGCAGACCCTCGAAATAGCCACGCAGCTGGACGCGGTCGTCATAACACTTGGCAAAGGGCACCGCCGGAGCCCCCTGCGGAAGCGAGTCAAATTTGATCTGCGGGCCGATGACGCTGTCGAAC includes the following:
- a CDS encoding SDR family NAD(P)-dependent oxidoreductase, whose translation is MGIEQKVAIVTGASQGIGAALVRGFRDRNYRVVATARSIKPSGDDDVLAIPGDIADRSTAERVVSQAVARFGRVDTLVNNAGIFVAKPFTQYTAEDYAAVMGTNVAGFFHITQLAIAEMEKQGSGHVVQITTTLADQANSNVPSVLASLSKGGLNAATKSLAIEYARRGIRVNAVSPGIIKSPMHAVATHAQYGALHPVGHMGEMSDIVDAVLYLEGASFVTGEILHVDGGQSAGH
- a CDS encoding 4-oxalocrotonate tautomerase family protein, encoding MPIVTIQVTREGTAPGAASLTADEKAALIRGSSQLLFDVLGKPLDSTFVVIEEVDTDNWGWGGLPVQEFRHRRAAKTG
- a CDS encoding YbfB/YjiJ family MFS transporter, which translates into the protein MTNANTKQHMETRLHPQPESTSRTTWRYAVAGLSASLVGLGLARFSYTPLIPALIAAKWFSASDAVYLGAANLAGYLAGALAARALATRIGAVHALRAMMLLATLSFFASSTPVSFTWFFAWRFLSGLTGGIIMVLAASVILPHVSAARRGIVGGVIFAGVGLGVAASGTLVPLLLQQGLQQSWYGLGVLSAVLTLANWWNWPADTKDGAAHADHAKHRRASPAVRALLVQYGLNAVALVPHMVFIVDFVARGLGQGIAAGSRYWVLYGLGAIVGPLVTGHLGDRSGFGPALRAAFLIEAAAVLLPTVSTAPLSLIVSSVVVGGFTPGIVPLVLGRIHELVPHSTEQQRATWSHATTSFALFQAAAAYGFSWIYAQTGGDYLVLFGLGGGAVVLALAIDLGLALTTRKA
- a CDS encoding NAD(P)/FAD-dependent oxidoreductase; amino-acid sequence: MAEAKEHFDVLIVGAGLSGIGAGYHLQSKCPGKSYVILEGRDCIGGTWDLFRYPGIRSDSDMFTLGYSFKPWTDPKAIADGPQILNYVRETATENGIEKHIRFRHRVKRAAWSTPDARWTVEVERISGERATEVVRFTCNFLFMCSGYYKYEAGYTPEFSGVADFAGRIVHPQKWTEDIDYVGKRVVVIGSGATAVTLVPELAKKAAQVTMLQRSPTYVVSRPAQDPVANKLRRNLPTRLAYHVIRWRNVMWGMFFFQLSRRRPAKVKELVLKGVQMALGPDYDVATHFTPRYNPWDQRLCLVPDGDLFKAIREQRASVVTSEIDTFTRDGIRLKDGSELAADIIVTATGLVLQVVGGLDVSVDGRAVDFANTLTYKGMMYADVPNMASAFGYTNASWTLKCDLTCEYVCRLINYMDRHNFRQCMPHNDDPEITAQPSLDFTSGYVQRSVAKMPKQGSKQPWRLYQNYALDIVSLRFGRIDDGVMRYS
- a CDS encoding nuclear transport factor 2 family protein, with protein sequence MSSEANVQLLKEAYRRWNDSKGGSVDYWFDSVIGPQIKFDSLPQGAPAVPFAKCYDDRVQLRGYFEGLLADWSMLHYTINEYVAQGDAVFARGSTAWTNKRTGKVAETPKVDFWRFKDGKAVEFYEYFDTALVYGAATA